In Luteolibacter arcticus, one genomic interval encodes:
- the rplI gene encoding 50S ribosomal protein L9 — MANAQVILKEKIEGLGAEADVVKVRAGYARNFLIPQGKAYEATRTNLRHVENLKAARAQREAVELEGAKELATKISKLRPKFTLELGQGGKAFGSVTSLDIHKELEAAGIKIDRHAIELEKPIKKSGKSDVIVRVHPEVTTILTINVEANGVEESEG; from the coding sequence ATGGCCAACGCTCAAGTCATTCTCAAAGAAAAAATCGAAGGTCTCGGTGCCGAGGCTGATGTCGTCAAAGTGCGTGCCGGTTACGCCCGTAACTTCCTGATCCCTCAGGGCAAGGCCTACGAAGCGACCCGCACGAACCTCCGCCACGTCGAGAACCTCAAGGCCGCCCGCGCCCAGCGCGAAGCTGTCGAGCTCGAAGGTGCCAAGGAACTCGCCACCAAGATCTCCAAGCTCCGTCCGAAGTTCACGCTCGAACTCGGCCAGGGTGGCAAGGCCTTCGGCTCCGTCACCTCGCTCGACATCCACAAGGAACTCGAAGCCGCTGGCATCAAGATCGATCGCCACGCCATCGAGCTGGAGAAGCCGATCAAGAAGTCCGGCAAGAGCGACGTCATCGTCCGCGTCCACCCGGAAGTCACGACCATCCTCACCATCAACGTCGAAGCCAACGGCGTAGAGGAATCGGAAGGCTGA
- the gatC gene encoding Asp-tRNA(Asn)/Glu-tRNA(Gln) amidotransferase subunit GatC: MATEHIDVRYVAGLARLELNEEECAVFQRQLEAILGHAESLAALDVTGIEPTSYPAPVYDVMREDEPRESLPPEAVLANAPDQAQGQIRVPKVIVDA, encoded by the coding sequence ATGGCCACGGAGCACATTGATGTCCGCTATGTCGCCGGCTTGGCCCGGCTCGAATTGAATGAGGAGGAATGCGCCGTTTTCCAACGGCAGCTCGAGGCCATCCTCGGCCATGCGGAATCCCTCGCGGCGCTCGATGTCACCGGCATCGAGCCCACCTCCTACCCCGCCCCCGTCTACGACGTGATGCGCGAGGACGAGCCCCGCGAAAGCCTGCCCCCGGAAGCCGTGCTGGCGAATGCCCCCGACCAGGCCCAAGGCCAGATCCGCGTGCCGAAGGTCATCGTCGACGCTTGA
- a CDS encoding Calx-beta domain-containing protein gives MTFRYISKFLWLLSLLLALPAAAFEVFRAATPSIGSISDERPVAVGPTWAAYVETLTQITVIDTATRAVIHTIPRPADRTPIPGQPGWVRSVTIFGQQLITDGTYLVALSDSALEQLAPNGAVLQTKKNFTVHAWKMPGAQSIGIVDIDEYPSANSAFLGVGNGRINYWRSRVQNIRQWNAETLTPLTGIPVLRDSTDVGSVAMSGNDLVYVGRDALSINHLYHLNLTSGSVNELPKPAGLETGSFQNLAVSSGHLLAPGVRYPPGTATPMFHYNLSTRQVVAQTETPGGKSTQPFFAPDGSWRAVSVGFNGATAEMRSGSAPTVAGSAVFELPRGFDSTGVIPDPFAYAQGHLWFRAGGVPDGTVAYRIPAAVQPISRLAGRCLPADESDGHLKVVFTLDPVVNRELVLQVRTQSGAGSATAGSDFESFDGEVTIPAGASQAALQLPLIQDSVVEENETLVVEITSHPADILVSEKEVPGIIGGSSFHRLPPVAGWQDLPALSAVAVPDTIALAGDRLVQTNRGHSGPTGAVPSVLTRPLEGGEWTPSTAFAAAPFDSYGISTNGSGLALVASPSAVRLFDPATDTLLYQTPGSPGLVPNVLMGDTHFMVGAPYVTEYSLTPPYASRRPVASLSGNLTGSAVYANEVLIGHFLGLPGGGLHKISRANQADLGQFIPGSAWYPTHMAASGNFFAGSGIRGVWFRRVDEPGRLIRVRPANGPFSLRIRELRITGNRLWVTEALDEDVPSIRVFEMPSGLETGRLLGDGGDGDANFSPYLPEGIAPLGREPSSGDQNDLEDLSFGGKDIVAAIRWPELGSNHLVAARFVQEAGLPGIVDSAPIREDAGDMMLTLSEAAPWPLTITTRAVAALHNQAADWSGSGNTVVIPAGTTTFSPGVRPFNDKLPEGNVASPLELTITGNGLTRTSRIAMQVEDDDQMPLADVPHTLHGFGRGIAPVAGEWAYRADSADENLVAWTGSAAFTHGSPFGTSGSRAFGNAMAGTGTWLAVAHDAWGGTAKGAKPSQIQIYQPATRGKTPVRVLKGMKYFNGFGETLFARDTTLWVGAPGSSLISPKPKKTAGMVLQYDLPTGKKRRTFKAPKTHAIGFGSSITANATSVWIGSPVSGGAVFQYDRAKGKLLRTLVNPASGAEQIFGTTIEANARTLAANSTYPNTLPQPLRGYSAATGVLQWQLHPPAGRHIGSFTLIGEDLLVTGGDSLIFFYLPPTGAPELLVEVLMPGGADDEIVELKAASGELALRCTRNGHSIEDGLVLTLAGVPKLAPYLPGALAATAMARVEAVESTAATPPALTLGQTLGGAWQLNLPAAASGTSVEFSTDLTQWHSLATAGSEGSWQLVPGTGAGTTLEGASLIDRVSLRVPPNHSRLFFRLHTP, from the coding sequence ATGACTTTCCGGTATATTTCCAAGTTCCTTTGGCTGCTCTCGCTGCTGCTTGCGTTGCCGGCGGCGGCATTCGAGGTCTTCCGGGCCGCGACACCGTCGATCGGCTCGATCTCCGATGAGCGGCCGGTGGCGGTGGGGCCGACGTGGGCCGCCTACGTAGAGACACTGACCCAGATCACGGTGATCGATACCGCCACGCGGGCTGTCATTCACACGATCCCGAGGCCGGCTGACAGAACCCCCATCCCGGGGCAGCCCGGCTGGGTCCGCAGCGTCACCATCTTCGGCCAGCAATTGATCACGGACGGCACCTATCTGGTCGCCCTGTCCGACTCCGCCCTCGAGCAACTCGCGCCGAATGGCGCCGTCCTCCAGACGAAGAAAAACTTCACCGTGCATGCGTGGAAGATGCCAGGTGCCCAATCCATCGGCATCGTGGACATTGATGAATACCCGAGCGCAAATTCCGCCTTCCTCGGCGTGGGGAATGGTCGCATCAACTACTGGCGATCCCGCGTGCAAAACATCCGCCAGTGGAACGCGGAAACGCTGACGCCGCTGACCGGCATTCCCGTTCTCAGGGACTCCACGGACGTGGGCTCGGTCGCGATGAGCGGGAACGATCTCGTCTATGTCGGGCGGGATGCCTTGAGCATCAACCATCTCTATCACTTGAACCTGACCAGCGGTTCCGTGAACGAACTGCCGAAGCCGGCCGGCCTCGAGACCGGCTCGTTCCAGAATCTAGCTGTCAGCAGTGGTCACCTGCTGGCCCCTGGCGTCCGTTATCCCCCGGGAACGGCTACGCCGATGTTCCATTACAATCTCTCCACCCGGCAGGTGGTGGCGCAGACGGAGACTCCCGGTGGAAAGTCGACGCAGCCGTTTTTCGCGCCGGATGGGTCATGGCGCGCTGTTTCGGTGGGCTTCAATGGAGCCACCGCGGAGATGCGCTCGGGATCCGCGCCGACGGTTGCAGGCAGCGCGGTCTTTGAGTTGCCGCGCGGCTTTGACTCGACCGGCGTCATCCCTGATCCATTCGCCTACGCGCAGGGTCACCTGTGGTTCCGCGCCGGTGGCGTGCCCGATGGCACGGTCGCCTATCGCATTCCCGCAGCGGTCCAGCCGATCTCCCGGCTTGCGGGCCGCTGTCTGCCTGCGGATGAGTCGGACGGTCACCTGAAGGTGGTCTTCACCCTGGATCCGGTGGTGAACCGGGAGCTGGTTTTGCAAGTCCGCACCCAGTCTGGCGCGGGCTCGGCCACCGCGGGCAGCGATTTCGAATCCTTCGATGGCGAGGTCACGATTCCCGCGGGTGCCAGCCAGGCCGCGTTGCAGCTTCCCCTGATCCAAGACTCGGTCGTCGAGGAAAACGAAACCCTAGTGGTCGAGATCACGAGTCATCCCGCCGATATCCTGGTGAGTGAGAAGGAGGTCCCCGGGATCATTGGCGGCTCGTCCTTCCACCGGCTGCCGCCGGTCGCGGGATGGCAGGATCTCCCGGCCCTTAGCGCCGTGGCGGTGCCGGACACCATCGCGCTGGCGGGTGACCGGCTCGTGCAGACGAATCGCGGCCACAGTGGCCCCACCGGCGCCGTGCCGTCCGTGCTGACCCGGCCGCTCGAGGGAGGAGAGTGGACTCCTTCCACGGCCTTCGCTGCCGCTCCTTTCGACTCCTACGGGATCTCGACGAATGGCAGCGGGCTGGCGCTCGTCGCCTCGCCCAGTGCCGTGCGGCTCTTCGATCCCGCCACGGATACGCTACTCTACCAGACTCCGGGATCGCCGGGCCTCGTACCGAATGTGCTCATGGGAGACACCCATTTCATGGTGGGTGCCCCGTACGTCACCGAGTATTCGCTCACTCCTCCCTACGCCTCCCGCCGGCCCGTCGCCAGCCTCTCCGGGAACCTCACCGGCAGCGCGGTGTATGCGAATGAGGTGCTGATCGGGCACTTCCTCGGCCTGCCCGGTGGTGGCTTGCACAAGATCTCCCGCGCTAATCAGGCCGACCTTGGCCAATTCATTCCAGGCTCGGCGTGGTATCCCACCCACATGGCGGCTAGTGGCAACTTCTTTGCTGGCAGCGGCATCAGGGGTGTCTGGTTCCGACGCGTGGATGAGCCCGGCCGGCTGATCCGCGTGCGACCGGCGAATGGCCCCTTCTCCCTGAGGATCCGCGAGCTGCGCATCACCGGGAACCGCCTCTGGGTGACGGAGGCGTTGGACGAGGACGTGCCCTCGATCCGCGTCTTCGAAATGCCCTCCGGCCTTGAAACCGGAAGGCTGCTCGGGGATGGAGGCGACGGGGACGCCAACTTCAGTCCCTACCTGCCGGAAGGGATCGCGCCGCTGGGCCGGGAGCCTTCATCCGGCGATCAGAATGATCTCGAGGACCTCTCCTTCGGCGGGAAAGACATCGTCGCCGCCATCCGCTGGCCTGAACTCGGCTCGAACCATCTGGTCGCCGCCCGCTTCGTCCAGGAAGCCGGGCTGCCGGGCATCGTGGATTCCGCTCCGATCCGCGAGGATGCCGGTGACATGATGCTCACCCTGAGCGAGGCCGCGCCGTGGCCGCTGACCATCACCACCCGCGCCGTCGCGGCGCTCCACAATCAGGCGGCGGACTGGAGCGGCTCCGGCAATACCGTCGTGATCCCGGCGGGAACGACCACCTTCTCGCCCGGCGTGCGGCCCTTCAATGACAAGCTCCCGGAGGGCAACGTGGCTTCCCCGCTGGAACTGACCATCACCGGCAATGGCCTCACCCGCACCTCGCGCATCGCCATGCAGGTGGAGGACGATGACCAAATGCCGCTGGCCGATGTGCCCCACACGCTCCATGGCTTCGGCCGCGGCATTGCTCCGGTAGCCGGCGAGTGGGCCTATCGTGCGGACTCGGCGGATGAGAATCTCGTCGCATGGACCGGCAGCGCTGCCTTCACCCATGGCTCGCCCTTCGGCACGAGTGGCAGCCGCGCCTTTGGGAATGCGATGGCGGGGACGGGAACCTGGCTCGCGGTGGCCCACGATGCCTGGGGCGGCACTGCCAAGGGCGCGAAGCCCTCGCAGATCCAGATCTATCAGCCCGCCACGCGCGGTAAGACGCCGGTCCGCGTGCTGAAGGGGATGAAGTATTTCAACGGCTTTGGTGAGACGCTGTTTGCCCGCGACACCACGCTGTGGGTCGGCGCGCCCGGCTCCAGCCTCATCTCGCCGAAGCCGAAGAAGACCGCTGGCATGGTGCTGCAGTACGACCTGCCCACCGGCAAGAAGCGCCGCACCTTCAAGGCACCGAAGACGCATGCCATCGGCTTCGGATCCAGCATCACCGCCAATGCCACCTCGGTCTGGATCGGCTCGCCCGTCTCCGGCGGCGCGGTCTTCCAATACGACCGGGCGAAGGGGAAGCTGCTGCGCACCCTGGTGAACCCCGCGAGCGGCGCGGAGCAAATCTTTGGCACCACCATTGAAGCCAACGCGCGCACGCTGGCCGCGAATTCGACGTATCCCAATACGCTGCCCCAGCCGCTCCGCGGCTACTCCGCCGCCACCGGCGTGCTCCAGTGGCAGCTCCATCCGCCAGCAGGCCGTCACATCGGCAGCTTCACCCTCATCGGCGAGGATCTGCTGGTCACTGGCGGTGACTCGCTGATCTTCTTTTATCTCCCGCCGACGGGTGCGCCGGAGCTGTTAGTGGAAGTCCTGATGCCCGGCGGAGCCGACGATGAGATCGTCGAACTCAAGGCCGCCTCCGGAGAACTCGCCCTCCGCTGCACCCGGAACGGCCACTCCATCGAAGACGGCTTGGTTCTCACTCTCGCGGGAGTTCCCAAGCTCGCTCCCTATCTCCCGGGCGCTCTCGCTGCGACCGCCATGGCCCGCGTTGAAGCTGTCGAATCCACCGCCGCAACACCGCCTGCGCTGACGCTCGGCCAGACGCTGGGAGGTGCGTGGCAGCTCAACCTTCCCGCCGCTGCGAGCGGCACCAGCGTGGAGTTTTCCACGGATCTCACGCAATGGCATTCCCTCGCCACGGCGGGCTCCGAGGGTTCATGGCAGCTTGTTCCCGGGACGGGTGCTGGCACTACGCTCGAAGGGGCGAGCCTGATTGATCGTGTGTCGCTGCGGGTTCCGCCGAACCACTCGCGCCTGTTCTTCCGGCTTCACACGCCGTGA
- the gatA gene encoding Asp-tRNA(Asn)/Glu-tRNA(Gln) amidotransferase subunit GatA — MSLASASISALRKQLVAGEITAVDIVDALAASISARNGEIGAYLSTNLDDARAQAAAADLSKPLGGIPIALKDNINVLGQPCTCGSKFLANGYTSPYDAHVTGRLREAGAVLFGRTNLDEFAMGSATENSALQVTRNPHDTSRIPGGSSGGSAAAVAADLAIAALGSDTGGSIRQPASHCGVVGLKPSYGRVSRYGLVAFASSLDQIGPMTKSVADAALLLQAIAGPDHRDSTCLNVPVPDYSADLAKGVAGMKLGIPKEYFGEGIDPEVRARVEAAVKRLEAAGAEIVEISLPHTEHAVATYYIIAPAEASSNLSRFDGIRYGQRAANPADLLDLYKRSREDGFGPEVKRRIILGTYVLSSGYYDAYYTRAQKVRTLIRRDFEDAFQQVDAILTPVAPSPARKIGEFADDPLHEYLSDIFTLGPNLAGLCAISVPAGTVASDSGTQLPVGLQILAPHMAESTLLRVAKAAEITP, encoded by the coding sequence ATGTCCCTCGCTTCGGCCTCCATTTCCGCCCTCCGCAAGCAGCTCGTCGCCGGTGAAATCACCGCCGTCGATATCGTCGATGCGCTGGCCGCCAGCATCTCCGCCCGCAATGGCGAGATCGGCGCTTACCTCTCCACGAATCTCGATGACGCCCGCGCCCAAGCCGCGGCGGCCGATCTTTCCAAGCCACTCGGCGGCATCCCGATCGCGCTGAAGGACAATATCAACGTCCTCGGCCAGCCCTGCACCTGCGGCTCCAAGTTCCTCGCGAACGGCTACACCTCGCCCTACGACGCCCACGTCACCGGCCGACTGCGGGAGGCCGGCGCGGTCCTCTTCGGCCGCACGAACCTCGATGAATTCGCGATGGGCTCCGCGACCGAAAACTCGGCACTGCAGGTCACGCGGAATCCTCACGACACGTCCCGAATTCCCGGCGGTTCGTCCGGGGGCTCGGCTGCGGCAGTGGCCGCGGATCTCGCCATCGCCGCGCTCGGCTCGGACACTGGCGGCTCGATCCGCCAGCCGGCATCGCATTGCGGCGTCGTCGGCCTGAAGCCCTCCTACGGCCGCGTTTCCCGCTACGGCCTCGTCGCCTTCGCCTCCTCGCTCGACCAGATCGGCCCGATGACCAAGTCGGTCGCGGACGCCGCGCTGCTGCTCCAGGCAATCGCCGGCCCGGACCACCGCGACTCGACCTGCCTGAATGTCCCGGTGCCGGATTACTCAGCCGACCTCGCCAAGGGCGTGGCCGGCATGAAGTTGGGCATCCCGAAGGAATACTTCGGCGAGGGCATCGACCCGGAAGTCCGCGCCCGCGTCGAGGCCGCCGTGAAGCGCCTGGAAGCCGCTGGCGCGGAAATCGTCGAGATTTCCCTGCCGCACACCGAGCACGCCGTCGCCACCTATTACATCATCGCCCCCGCCGAGGCGTCGTCGAATCTCTCCCGCTTCGATGGCATCCGCTACGGCCAGCGCGCCGCGAATCCCGCGGACCTGCTCGATCTCTACAAGCGTTCCCGCGAGGACGGCTTCGGCCCGGAGGTGAAGCGCCGCATCATCCTCGGCACCTACGTCCTCTCCTCCGGCTACTACGACGCCTACTACACCCGCGCCCAAAAGGTCCGCACCCTGATCCGGCGCGACTTCGAGGACGCCTTCCAGCAGGTTGACGCCATCCTCACCCCGGTCGCCCCCTCCCCGGCGCGCAAAATTGGCGAATTCGCGGACGATCCCCTCCACGAATACCTCTCCGACATCTTCACCCTCGGCCCGAATCTCGCCGGCCTCTGCGCCATCTCCGTCCCCGCCGGCACCGTGGCGTCCGACTCCGGCACCCAGCTCCCCGTCGGCCTCCAGATTCTGGCCCCCCACATGGCGGAATCGACGCTGCTGCGCGTCGCCAAGGCGGCGGAGATCACTCCCTGA
- a CDS encoding DUF4132 domain-containing protein, producing the protein MSTPLEEFRSYWADRPLGYHFDVVRYSKQAEFLDWVQSERAARPMAERRGEDGPWRIAREVIEAQLRVDLPCAYVHDGPFWLELAECGGCLDDEWFGRVVDCCRGNLGDLMLSGADREALYELRAGAISSGLELEKLEVKEALDARLRRKIALALETMDEAACGLLRAVPFTGIEWLVQACRCAAALASPPQSSQKNPLLHLRRAAVAKLASSALEPDEVACLPKLLEGFDSKALVLVVEHSKEGGPAIRRLLEKKPGFKELLVLQDHLREGMPGERRVEYVENPPESGEFEVHELQQLMDEVPAELVEWFCESLATAEEAMVLNAVKGTNRARLDAALKRHGQMALKAYSLLPLPADGPSREAEVQRRYVQIDEFLKGSKRFGSERQANNRICGEVALQNLARHAGYHDADELFFDIESKSAAGAGLSFEEDGCRAFLEFDCAGPSLAIEKWGKALKSVPAAMKKSPAFKELKATRDLLKDQGRRFRRALEIRMTSGASFERRHFDALWRAPLLRGLISSLVFLRADGQCGLPGEDGESLVTVDGRRISLGDGPLIIAHAIHLEHNGGLAAWRNLCFATGLVQAIKQVFREFYVVTSAEEATSPESFRFAGHRVASSPLGGMLKNRGWTTKGISHEPEPKKHFRSLGVIAKLCLEECGYYLAETESVVTGAVSFLALDGRLLDLDEVPATIFSEVMRDLDLFVSVAHTVGGAGSPSAELMAQRFELLRGLVGRLKLPGVSLDGHFARIEGQLATYRVHLASGAVFLGEGRHLCIVPETSWKQPPDLYLPFLEEDDRRIAEIFSKILMLSKDTAIKDPQILSQIAAAKGGIRE; encoded by the coding sequence ATGAGCACGCCGCTTGAAGAGTTTCGCAGCTACTGGGCTGACCGACCACTGGGCTACCACTTCGACGTGGTGCGTTACTCCAAGCAGGCCGAGTTCCTCGATTGGGTGCAGAGCGAGCGGGCTGCGCGACCGATGGCCGAACGGCGAGGCGAAGACGGTCCATGGCGGATCGCCCGCGAGGTGATCGAGGCCCAGCTCCGTGTGGATTTGCCCTGTGCCTACGTCCATGACGGGCCATTCTGGCTGGAACTGGCGGAATGCGGCGGTTGTCTGGATGACGAGTGGTTCGGGCGCGTAGTCGACTGCTGCCGCGGCAATCTGGGCGACCTGATGTTGAGCGGAGCGGATCGGGAGGCCCTGTATGAACTTCGTGCTGGAGCAATTTCGTCCGGGCTGGAGCTGGAAAAGCTCGAGGTGAAGGAGGCCTTGGACGCGAGGCTCAGGAGGAAGATCGCCCTCGCCTTGGAAACCATGGACGAGGCCGCCTGCGGACTCTTGCGCGCTGTGCCCTTCACTGGGATCGAATGGCTCGTTCAGGCCTGCCGGTGCGCCGCGGCGCTGGCGAGTCCCCCGCAGTCATCGCAAAAGAACCCGCTGCTGCATTTGCGGCGCGCAGCCGTCGCGAAGCTCGCATCATCGGCTCTCGAACCGGACGAGGTGGCTTGCCTGCCCAAGCTCCTGGAGGGCTTCGACTCGAAGGCTCTCGTTCTGGTCGTGGAGCATTCGAAGGAAGGAGGTCCCGCCATCCGCCGACTGCTGGAGAAGAAGCCGGGCTTCAAGGAGCTGCTGGTGCTTCAAGATCATCTCCGCGAGGGAATGCCCGGAGAACGGCGGGTCGAATATGTCGAGAACCCGCCGGAGTCTGGAGAGTTCGAGGTTCACGAACTCCAACAGCTCATGGATGAGGTTCCGGCCGAACTTGTCGAGTGGTTCTGTGAGTCTCTTGCCACCGCGGAAGAGGCGATGGTGCTGAATGCCGTGAAGGGGACCAACCGGGCCAGGCTCGATGCGGCGCTCAAGCGCCACGGGCAGATGGCGCTCAAGGCTTACTCCCTGCTTCCCCTGCCGGCCGATGGGCCGTCACGCGAGGCGGAGGTGCAGCGGCGATACGTCCAGATCGACGAGTTCTTGAAGGGCTCGAAGCGGTTCGGGTCCGAACGTCAGGCGAACAACCGGATTTGCGGGGAGGTCGCGCTGCAAAACCTCGCCCGGCATGCCGGCTACCACGATGCCGACGAGTTGTTCTTCGACATCGAATCAAAATCCGCCGCCGGTGCCGGCCTGTCGTTCGAAGAGGACGGCTGCCGGGCTTTCCTGGAGTTCGATTGCGCCGGGCCATCGCTGGCGATCGAGAAGTGGGGGAAAGCGCTGAAGTCCGTGCCGGCTGCGATGAAGAAGTCGCCCGCATTCAAGGAGCTGAAAGCGACGCGCGACCTGCTGAAGGATCAGGGCCGCCGCTTCCGCCGCGCCTTGGAAATCCGGATGACCAGCGGTGCCTCGTTCGAGCGCCGCCACTTCGACGCGCTATGGCGCGCGCCTTTGCTTCGCGGCCTGATTTCCTCACTGGTCTTTCTCCGTGCGGATGGGCAATGCGGCCTCCCGGGCGAGGACGGCGAATCGCTCGTCACCGTGGACGGCAGGCGGATTTCCTTGGGAGATGGACCGCTCATCATCGCTCATGCCATCCACCTTGAACACAACGGCGGGTTAGCGGCGTGGCGGAACCTCTGTTTCGCGACCGGGCTGGTGCAGGCGATCAAGCAGGTGTTCCGCGAGTTCTATGTCGTGACCTCGGCGGAGGAGGCCACCTCGCCGGAATCCTTTCGATTCGCCGGCCACCGGGTCGCGTCGTCGCCGTTAGGAGGCATGCTGAAGAACCGCGGTTGGACCACCAAGGGCATCAGTCATGAACCGGAACCGAAGAAGCATTTCCGATCGCTCGGCGTGATTGCGAAGCTGTGTCTGGAGGAATGTGGTTACTACCTCGCGGAGACCGAAAGCGTCGTCACCGGGGCGGTGTCTTTCCTCGCGCTGGACGGTCGGCTTCTCGACTTGGATGAGGTCCCGGCCACGATCTTTTCCGAGGTCATGCGTGACCTCGACCTGTTCGTGTCGGTGGCACACACCGTCGGCGGAGCGGGATCTCCCTCGGCGGAATTGATGGCTCAGCGCTTCGAACTGCTTCGCGGGCTCGTAGGAAGACTGAAGCTGCCAGGGGTGAGCCTCGACGGGCACTTCGCGCGAATCGAGGGCCAGCTGGCGACCTACCGTGTCCACCTTGCTTCCGGTGCGGTGTTTCTAGGTGAGGGTCGGCACCTGTGCATCGTGCCGGAGACGTCCTGGAAACAGCCCCCGGATCTCTATCTGCCATTCCTCGAGGAAGACGACCGGCGGATCGCGGAGATCTTTTCGAAGATCCTGATGCTGTCGAAGGACACGGCGATCAAGGATCCGCAGATCCTGTCGCAGATCGCTGCGGCGAAGGGCGGGATCAGGGAGTGA